In the genome of Deinococcus carri, one region contains:
- a CDS encoding phosphodiester glycosidase family protein, with the protein MPFASFPSGWLLWFLVPVLVLTACARAGGLDVQRVTSRGMLYTVAAVDPKRDRLRLHWKNPATGQPYRTFGEVMARLGKQGERVLFATNSGIYAPGLEPLGLHVEEGRTLVGLNNARSGGNFALLPNGVFWVKGERAGVTETQAYRRLNMQPTFATQSGPLLVQGGQLHPAFNKDGTSFKVRSGVGVCRDGRVRFAVSAGPVNFHSFAVFFRDVLDCPDALYLDGSISAYATPDANTQFADFAGIWTVSR; encoded by the coding sequence ATGCCCTTTGCCTCCTTTCCTTCTGGTTGGCTCCTGTGGTTCCTGGTTCCTGTTCTGGTGTTGACGGCCTGCGCGCGGGCGGGGGGACTGGACGTCCAGCGGGTCACATCGCGGGGGATGCTGTACACGGTGGCCGCCGTGGATCCCAAGCGCGATCGGCTGCGCCTGCACTGGAAGAATCCGGCGACCGGGCAGCCTTACCGGACCTTCGGCGAGGTGATGGCGCGGCTGGGGAAGCAGGGGGAACGGGTGCTTTTTGCCACCAACAGCGGGATTTACGCGCCAGGGCTGGAGCCGCTGGGCCTGCACGTGGAGGAAGGGCGGACGCTGGTGGGCCTGAACAACGCCCGCTCGGGGGGGAACTTCGCGCTGCTGCCCAACGGTGTGTTTTGGGTCAAGGGGGAGCGGGCCGGGGTGACGGAGACGCAGGCGTACCGCCGCCTGAACATGCAGCCGACCTTTGCCACGCAATCCGGGCCGCTGCTGGTGCAGGGGGGGCAACTGCATCCGGCATTCAACAAGGACGGGACCAGCTTCAAGGTCCGCAGCGGCGTGGGGGTGTGCCGGGATGGGCGCGTTCGCTTCGCGGTGAGTGCGGGGCCGGTGAACTTTCACAGCTTCGCGGTGTTCTTCCGGGACGTGCTGGACTGCCCCGACGCGCTGTACCTCGACGGCAGCATCAGCGCCTACGCCACGCCGGACGCGAACACGCAGTTCGCGGATTTCGCGGGTATCTGGACGGTCAGCCGCTAG